The following proteins are encoded in a genomic region of Desulfosporosinus youngiae DSM 17734:
- a CDS encoding acyl-CoA dehydrogenase family protein, with product MDFELSEEQRAFQSLAYKFALKEFPPFAQVCDREEKYPREVWQKACEAGLVGIAIPEEYGGPGAGWMETALVTEQLSRIDLGLGLAAVAATFGAENIINYGSEEQKQTYLPLLPAGKAIFAGAYTEPNAGSDVAGTATRAVKDGSDYIINGSKTFITNGTICDYMVALCVTNPESPKKTQRHSLIIVDANTPGITRMKIHGKMGIRSSDTAEITFEDVRVPQKNLVGKEGNGFYQLMHFFDQTRIMVASQGLGLAQGALDLAIKYVQERKTFGLPLAANQAIQFQLAEMATRIELARNIIYKAAWKADNGQLDPALNAMAKFYAGETAVWVTDKALQMHGGYGYIDEYDIQRFYRDAKILEIYEGAKEIEKITIAKRLF from the coding sequence TTGGATTTTGAATTATCGGAAGAACAGAGAGCCTTTCAAAGCCTGGCCTACAAATTTGCCCTCAAAGAATTCCCCCCTTTCGCCCAAGTATGTGATCGGGAGGAAAAATATCCGAGAGAAGTCTGGCAAAAGGCCTGTGAAGCAGGACTGGTCGGAATTGCCATTCCTGAGGAATACGGCGGACCCGGCGCCGGCTGGATGGAAACAGCTTTAGTCACCGAGCAGCTCTCGCGAATAGACCTAGGTCTCGGCTTAGCTGCCGTCGCTGCAACCTTTGGGGCAGAAAACATCATCAACTATGGCAGCGAAGAACAAAAGCAAACTTATCTGCCCTTGCTTCCTGCCGGTAAAGCAATCTTTGCCGGTGCTTACACCGAGCCAAATGCCGGAAGCGATGTGGCAGGAACTGCCACCCGGGCTGTCAAAGATGGTTCCGACTATATTATTAACGGCAGTAAAACTTTCATCACGAACGGAACGATTTGTGACTATATGGTCGCCCTATGCGTGACAAACCCCGAGTCGCCTAAGAAAACCCAGCGCCACAGCCTGATCATTGTTGATGCCAATACTCCGGGAATTACCAGGATGAAAATCCATGGAAAAATGGGAATCAGATCCTCAGATACTGCCGAAATCACTTTCGAAGATGTGCGGGTTCCTCAAAAGAATCTTGTCGGCAAAGAAGGCAACGGCTTCTACCAATTAATGCATTTCTTTGATCAGACGCGCATCATGGTAGCCTCACAAGGACTGGGTCTAGCTCAAGGAGCTTTAGATTTAGCCATTAAATATGTGCAGGAGCGTAAAACCTTCGGGCTTCCTCTGGCCGCCAATCAAGCGATACAGTTCCAATTGGCAGAAATGGCCACACGAATAGAATTGGCCCGCAACATAATCTATAAAGCTGCCTGGAAAGCTGACAACGGTCAGTTAGATCCTGCTCTCAACGCTATGGCCAAATTCTATGCCGGAGAAACGGCGGTCTGGGTGACTGATAAAGCCCTGCAAATGCACGGTGGCTATGGCTATATTGACGAATATGATATTCAGCGTTTCTATCGAGATGCTAAAATTCTGGAGATTTATGAAGGGGCTAAGGAGATCGAGAAAATAACCATCGCTAAGAGACTCTTTTAA